DNA sequence from the Candidatus Bathyarchaeota archaeon genome:
AGGGATGCCTGCAACTTACTACGTAATTGACAAGTTAAGCGGAAAACTGAACCTGCCCTCTTCGAGTGTGCAATCATTTTTGTCTACGTTGCAAAACAATGGTTTTCGGGCAGTGGCAACCCATTTTAACTCTCGCGGCATAAAAACAGACGCGCCAGCCCTAACCACGCAAAAACTACTCAGAGAAAGCGTGACTGCTAAACAATCAACGGGTGGTTAGGCAACAAAAGTTTAAAGAGCTAATCAACTGTTTCTAAAGAGTAAAGTGAACACTCATGAACGATAAAATCGCAGTTATAGGCGCGGGCATGATGGGTAGCGCCATAATCAAAAGCCTGTTAAAGGGTGGTTACAAGGGCAAAATAATAGCGGTTGATATTGTACACGAAAAACTCAAAGAATTAGAAAACCTCGGCGTTAAAGCGTCAACCGATAACAAAAAAGCCGCTGGCGACGCTGACATCGTTTTTGTCATTGTTAAGCCTGGCGATGTGGAGAAAGTTCTAAAAGAAATCAGCAAAGAAATCAAGAACAAACTGCTTATCTCGGTAGCTGCCACGGTGCCCTTAAAGTTTCTGCGTAAGAACGCTCCTGAAGCGCGGATTGTGCGTATAATGCCTAATCTTGGCGCTTTGGTGCAGGCTTCCTACACCGCCTATTGCTGTGAAGAGAATGTAACGGCAGAAGACAAAGAGAAAGTTAAAATTCTATTGAATATGATGGGCGTCTGCGACGAAGTAGACGAGAAATACATGGATGCAATCACGGCGGTTAGCGGCAGTGGACCAGGCTACATGGCTATAATAATCGAGGCTTTAACGTATGCTGGCTTAAAAGTGGGATTGCCCAGAAACATCGCACTTGCCAGTGCAGCGCAAACAGTTATGGGTACAGGCAAACTTGTTATAGACCTTAAAGAAGACCCAGCTAAAATCAAAGACATGACCACGACGCCTGGCGGAACAACCATTGAAGCCATTTATCAGATTGAGCAAAGCCAAATTCGACCGGCCATAATACGTGCCATCGAAGAAGCCACCAAGAAAAGCCAAGCTATCAGAGAGAAACTAAACCTGAACTAGCTAGACTCAGCCATGTTTGAAACCGTAATTTTCGATTGGGATGGCACACTCGGCGACACAAGACGAGTGATTGTTATTTCTTTCCAGAAAGCTTTAGGTGAAATCAACGTTGAGGTCAGCAAGGACTTTATTGAGCGCAGAATAGGGATTGGCGCAGCAGAAACGATTCGTGAAGTTCTGCGGTCAGCTAAGGTGCAGTTTGATGAGCAGTTAGTTGAGCGTTTGGTTGAGCGGAAGAGCACAATTGAAATCGAGCTGACAAATGGCGACGAGTTGTTTGAGGGTGCAAGAGAACTTCTTGGAGCTTTGCAAGGAAAGGTTAAGATGGGGTTGGCTTCTATGAATAACCGTTCTGTCATTATGCATATGCTAAAAACGAATGGCATCAGCGATTGTTTTAATGTGGTTCTCACAGCTGAGTCAATAAGCCATTCCAAGCCTGA
Encoded proteins:
- the proC gene encoding pyrroline-5-carboxylate reductase is translated as MNDKIAVIGAGMMGSAIIKSLLKGGYKGKIIAVDIVHEKLKELENLGVKASTDNKKAAGDADIVFVIVKPGDVEKVLKEISKEIKNKLLISVAATVPLKFLRKNAPEARIVRIMPNLGALVQASYTAYCCEENVTAEDKEKVKILLNMMGVCDEVDEKYMDAITAVSGSGPGYMAIIIEALTYAGLKVGLPRNIALASAAQTVMGTGKLVIDLKEDPAKIKDMTTTPGGTTIEAIYQIEQSQIRPAIIRAIEEATKKSQAIREKLNLN
- a CDS encoding HAD family phosphatase, whose product is MFETVIFDWDGTLGDTRRVIVISFQKALGEINVEVSKDFIERRIGIGAAETIREVLRSAKVQFDEQLVERLVERKSTIEIELTNGDELFEGARELLGALQGKVKMGLASMNNRSVIMHMLKTNGISDCFNVVLTAESISHSKPDPEIFLKTASQLKSKPERCVILEDSIFGVKAAKSANMACVAVTTGVYSKEELAKEKPDLIVETLKDPEILRFILC